From the Scomber japonicus isolate fScoJap1 chromosome 8, fScoJap1.pri, whole genome shotgun sequence genome, the window GATCTGGAGACTGTGAATCAACACCTTTCAAAAACTGTGTTAGCAATTGCTTTAGTTgaaaatattgtacatttacatttatagcATAACTACATAAGAAGCCTGCATCCATGAATAGTACTTTAATCTGAGAAGaaatttaacattattttgttatttccaTTTGGCCACATTTTCATGCAGAATAGATTTAATATGAAATGTACAGTCACACTAGGACAGCTTAAACAGCTGTAAGGCTAAGGCAGAAGTCTTTAACAGCCACTTTTTGTTTGAGTCTGATATGTTTTCCATGTATCCAAAAGCTGCTCAGAGCTCTCTAGTATTGTTGTAATGACAGATGTCCAGTAACAGCTGCCTTGCCAAAAAGGTATTGTTGCCCTGAACCAACCACCATTAGGAGGATTTCTTGGTGTAATTCCTAGATGTCTCATACACAATCCCACATACACATCTTCAATGTAAACAGCTTTTACATGTGCAGACGCCTTTAGAATCTTTTTAGGTAAATCAAGTGAGAATACATAACCCAGTCCCAAGGCATAAGGAGGGTACGTAGACTCAGGGAAGGCAGAAAAAGGCAGAAACCACTTTGAGTTATGGTCTCGAAGAACAGGGACACCCAATGCCACTAGTCCTGTCATGTACAGATTTTGGGGGGCTTTCAAAAGCATGCTAACAAGATTGTGGACATTCAGGAACATATCAGAGTCGACCTTCATGGCATAAGAGGTGTTGGGGCAGTGGTTGTTGAGCCATTCGAACATGACCATAGTTTTAATGGTGAGGTTAAGGTAGCTGTCCAAGAAGTCACTCTGGAGAATATCATGATGTTTCTGGCTTTCCTGTAACACCTAAAGACAGGGACATAGAAGAACAGAATTTACCCTCAAATGTGTTACTTCAGCCTTTGAAAGGAGTATCCGACCTCTTAAAGATAAGTCACGTAAATTAATTATTGAAGTGAAGTTATTAGAACACCTCTGGGATTCATTTTTATCAATAATGATACCTAGATAAGTAACAGAACTCTTTATTGGAATATTGGAAATTGAATCAATACAACACTCTTTAACTGCTAATAATTCACATTTTTGAAGATTTAAAAGGAGACTGGATGCTTTAGTAAATTGTTCTATAATATCAGTGGCTGAAGGTACTTGAGAGCTGTCTTTTAAAAACAGGGTCGTGTCATCTGTCAGTTGactaattaaaatatttctgtCAGCAATAGAAATACCTTGCAGATTACTACACTTAATATGATCACATAAAAGTTGGGCAGCTAGTAAAAATAAGTACGGAGATATTGAGTTTGATTGAACAGTTggcattattataatataatcaaacCTTGGGTCATACTTGCAGGTAAGGTACTGGAAAGTAAGCTTTCATTAAATACTTGCAAAAGAAAGGGCGCCATCTGCTGGGAAAATAGAATTCAGAAGATAATCCAACTGTTCCAGGCGATTTGTTATCTTTTAGAAGATTATAGTCACTGATTTGTGTTTGAGATAACGAGAGATCATAGTTTTTCTAACCATTTTTCCAATGAGGTCAATATGGAAGAATATGTATCTAACAGAAGTATTAGTAGTGGGGAAATATCATAAGAAAAGAATACACAATAACTTGAAAGTTAGGTCAGCTTCCCTGCAATGAAGTGACTGATCATCAGTTTTAGTAAGACAGGGAACTGAGCGATGTAATCCTGCAGGACATAGAAAGACTTGAAATCAGTCACATTTTACCTCAAGTAACTTCTTGTCCATTTATGAAGGCCTGTGCACCGATATAATAAGCAGGTTTGCCTTCACTTTGTGACTTTTTTATCAAAGGCCACGTCTTCAGCCTGGCCTCTTCGATGAGTTCAGAGAGATCCTCGGAGCAAAACGGAGCATGTGGTCACACATGTAGGGATGATTTTTGGCAGACTTCCAAGCAGCATCTCTGTAGAACCTCAGGGAGAATCAAATGATGATGGGTCTTGGCATGGAGTGGTTTGAAGATGACTTTCCAAAACGATGAGCAACGTCAATAACAGTTGGAGGCATGTTCTCATGTTCTCACCTTCTGAAAGGATGTTCTGGCAGACCGCTATGGCTTTTTCTTACACATTTCCTGTTGGGTTTTCGACGACGCCATAAAGCTTCAGGTTCCACCGTCTTGAGTAGGAGTCCAGCTCGCACACATGTGTTTGGAGGTTGAtaactttcctctcttcctctttaagACGTGCATCAACAttcatcatttctttctgtgtgtcctTAATTTCACTGCATGCAAAGTCTAGAGTTTTCTTTAGCCCCTCTATTGTAAGTGTATTGCTGTCGATTTTCTTTTCAAGAGAGTTGGCTCTAAAGAGCTTTTTTAGCAGTTGGGGAGTTTGCAGGGAGTTACAGGTAGCGGCGGAAAATCTTCGTCTGCCAACTGGTAACTGTTATTGGTGGTACAGGGCACGCGTAGTCGTGACATGAGGATATTAGCATGTTACCTGGGTGAGCCTCAGAGGAGAGGGCTTTGTTATTATGAGCTCTTTTCCTGTCCCGGTTCGGCATTAATTGCTTTTAGATGCCAAAGAAGTTACTTGAACTAGAGCTTCTTCATTTCTGGCCCATGATCCAGTAGCTATGAATCAACATTACCAAGTATCTTCATTTTGCCATCAAATAACTTCTGCTGGAAATTAGCAGTTTAAAGCAGCACTGTGTTCATGACCTAGCACCCAGCTTTACctttttgctgtttggtgctggggtTGTATAATACAGTTAGATTATCAGAGCTTTTGTGAAAAATTGCTACTTGTTGGTGATGCTAGAAAAGTGGTTGATTAGGGCTTTGAATTAACCAAACCAGATAAATTGCGACCCATAAAATTTgaacaaaaatctgaaatatgcTAAAACATTGTGTAAAACTCTGGTAATACtctttgagtttgtttttatgACCGACCACTTTCACATAAACATTGTTGATTGGTCTattgttgatataaaaatattgataagtGCAGCTTTGATGTTTATTTCCTTTAAAgaagattaaatgaaaaaattagTCTAACAAAtctttcctctgtgctgtgATTAGCTTGTGAGTTCGATTTTCTCAGCAGCCTCAGCTGTAGCCTGTGGTCAGCAAGAATAGGAATGCGCTTGGGTTTTCCTTCAAAAAACCTCAAGAATTCTTTCCCTTCCCTTGTTTAAACAATTGTTTGATGGTTGAAAGGGGTAGTGAAAGTGAATACAGTTATTTCAAAAATGAATCGACTCACTTGTTCCTCTGACCCATCTGCCCCTGTAGACTGTCCCAATAGGAAATAATGGCTGATCAATTGATCCAGAACTTTGGTTTCTTTGCCCCATGTGTTGCGGATGGCGTCACGGGCCTTTTTGTTGTGAGGTGCAACTGGAATCATAAGAACCAAGAATGGTCTTTCCTGCCGACATCTATCCGGTTCATCCAATATTAAATGGTACTGGTGCGGGTATGCCACAAAGTACTCTGATGGTGAAGGGTCAGGTGATGGGGTCTGTGCAAGCAGAGAGGGTTGGTGTTTATTGAGTGTTACAACTTAACTTGTCTACACTGTaacattaaaaagataaaatatgtatCTGTTAAGGTATGTTAAGACAAAAGGCAATGTGAATTTAGACTCCGATTTAATGGAGCAGTGTGTacgatttagtggcatctagtggtgggGATGCAGATTGCAACCAGTTTAATACCCCTCCCCTAATCTCTGTACATTATAAAGTAGATTTTATAAAGCCCAGAGATCAGTGTTGGGCAGTAACTTCATAAGTTATGTTTTTTAGTAATGACCAGTGTAACAAAATTCAATATGAAATACAGTAACATTACAGTTACCAATCCTACATATCATCACCCAATTTGGGGATTGGCTTGCTTGTTGGATAATGAAATCTCAAAGCTTCACTGTGATATGTTACATGTGAGTGAAGAGGAATTTAAGTTGTCTGAAGGCACCTAATAAATTAtcaagtaatgtaacttattgcATGTGCTGTTAAACTTTTCGCAAagtaattactttttttaaatctagtgTTTATGCCTTAATTCACACAGTCTAGAGCGAGATTAAGTCTATTTGCTGCTAAACTACAGCACGTGATGAAATAAATTCATTCTGAAAGCTGCtgatttaacatgttaaatctAAACCTTTCataagaacacagtaactttacatatttcatacagtgtgtacctgtgtgcttTCTCAAGCCtcaaaactcttcatcagaccTGTCACTATGCGCAAAAACACTACTGCACCCGAGTCTCACTTTTGCACATTGTGCTGCAACAG encodes:
- the LOC128362682 gene encoding beta-1,3-galactosyltransferase 2-like, which codes for MASVMQIDDTELKDNGSTVGPDGCLVVSVVSVTAEAADLSGGNSEDTTWLSTELATPSPDPSPSEYFVAYPHQYHLILDEPDRCRQERPFLVLMIPVAPHNKKARDAIRNTWGKETKVLDQLISHYFLLGQSTGADGSEEQVLQESQKHHDILQSDFLDSYLNLTIKTMVMFEWLNNHCPNTSYAMKVDSDMFLNVHNLVSMLLKAPQNLYMTGLVALGVPVLRDHNSKWFLPFSAFPESTYPPYALGLGYVFSLDLPKKILKASAHVKAVYIEDVYVGLCMRHLGITPRNPPNGGWFRATIPFWQGSCYWTSVITTILESSEQLLDTWKTYQTQTKSGC